The following are encoded together in the Pectobacterium punjabense genome:
- a CDS encoding isochorismatase: MAIPSIASYPLPCAQDFPDNKVSWAFEPGRAVLLIHDMQDYFVNFYGADSPLMQQLIENIAALRAYCKAQGVPVVYTAQPNAQSAADRALLNDMWGAGLNNHPEKQRVVSALAPDEHDTVLVKWRYSAFHRSPLEPMMKEMGKDQLIICGVYGHIGCMITATDAFMRDIKPFMVGDAIADFSLQEHQMALKYVATRAGRVVSTAELTGVKMAQALTKQGLRAHLLSLIDEEDDQFDEDENLIDYGLDSVRMMALLTEWRNQGVTLSFVDLARNPSLNAWWALIEKQQGAVL; encoded by the coding sequence CCGTGCGCACAGGATTTCCCAGACAACAAGGTGTCCTGGGCGTTTGAACCTGGACGTGCGGTACTGCTGATTCACGACATGCAGGACTATTTCGTGAATTTCTATGGCGCGGACAGTCCGCTGATGCAACAGCTGATTGAAAACATTGCGGCATTGCGAGCCTACTGCAAAGCGCAGGGCGTTCCGGTGGTGTATACCGCGCAACCTAATGCGCAGAGCGCGGCCGACCGCGCGCTGCTGAACGATATGTGGGGCGCAGGGCTGAATAATCACCCTGAAAAACAGCGTGTTGTGAGCGCACTGGCACCCGATGAACATGACACCGTGCTGGTGAAATGGCGCTACAGCGCATTCCATCGTTCCCCGCTGGAACCGATGATGAAAGAGATGGGCAAAGATCAACTGATTATCTGCGGTGTTTATGGGCATATCGGCTGCATGATTACCGCGACGGATGCCTTCATGCGCGATATCAAGCCCTTCATGGTCGGCGATGCGATTGCGGATTTCTCACTTCAGGAACACCAGATGGCGCTGAAATATGTGGCGACGCGCGCCGGACGGGTGGTTAGCACAGCAGAACTCACAGGAGTAAAAATGGCACAGGCACTCACGAAACAAGGGCTGAGAGCGCATCTGCTGAGTTTGATCGACGAAGAAGACGATCAGTTCGATGAAGATGAAAATCTGATCGACTATGGCCTGGACTCGGTGCGTATGATGGCGCTGTTGACCGAATGGCGCAATCAGGGCGTGACGCTGAGCTTTGTCGATCTGGCGCGTAACCCCAGCCTGAATGCCTGGTGGGCGCTGATCGAAAAACAGCAGGGAGCCGTATTATGA